One segment of Triticum aestivum cultivar Chinese Spring chromosome 2A, IWGSC CS RefSeq v2.1, whole genome shotgun sequence DNA contains the following:
- the LOC123191018 gene encoding uncharacterized protein isoform X2, producing the protein MVVCDPMHRQYLLLPPLPGDLAISIVVGLATEGPCFGESFLAPPGDEEEAAATTEEGTSFRVIWMMLLKTKPMAAVFSSSTGQWRAITCLSHIDSLPGFLLSTWKFWFVSRHYAHGCFYWVSGTSEKLLVLDIRTMEFSMVDHPPCPRFSGDDVAIVEAGQGMTVMFVPKPDTGRRFYTVWRKNGGSSTQWQMENEPFLLDSGSLIKGAVGRHLLLYYVGSSSVKQGCYTRDVDTFQFERVCGSCPDSSEAYCNLPPSLLSSPTVSSASRSGPSPLPGCRWLPVALRSNNRRGFRLPRSCPLLQRPPRRRPVCYQATGALATSVIPQGTRHADAQGMGDDVLVRELREADSGGVQGPVVAADAQALNPLFVVEGSRGDSTTRG; encoded by the exons ATGGTGGTGTGCGACCCCATGCACCGGCAGTATCTCCTGCTCCCCCCGCTCCCCGGCGACCTAGCCATTTCGATTGTTGTCGGACTAGCGACTGAAGGGCCGTGCTTCGGGGAATCCTTCCTCGCCCCTCCTGGCGATGAAGAGGAGGCGGCTGCTACTACTGAGGAGGGGACGTCATTCAGAGTGATCTGGATGATGCTGCTCAAAACTAAGCCGATGGCCGCTGTTTTCTCTTCCTCCACAGGGCAATGGCGAGCCATTACATGCCTGAGCCACATCGACTCGTTACCTGGCTTTTTGTTATCGACGTGGAAGTTTTGGTTCGTGTCGCGCCATTACGCACATGGTTGCTTCTACTGGGTTTCAGGTACCAGTGAAAAATTGCTCGTGCTTGACATCCGGACAATGGAGTTCTCCATGGTTGACCACCCACCCTGTCCCAGATTTTCGGGCGATGATGTCGCCATCGTTGAGGCAGGCCAAGGCATGACTGTGATGTTTGTGCCTAAACCTGACACAGGTCGCCGTTTTTATACCGTTTGGCGAAAGAATGGTGGGAGTTCCACTCAGTGGCAGATGGAGAATGAGCCATTCTTGCTGGATTCTGGGTCCTTGATCAAGGGTGCTGTGGGTAGGCACTTGCTCCTATATTATGTCGGAAGCTCGTCAGTCAAGCAAGGTTGTTACACGCGGGACGTCGACACATTTCAGTTTGAGAGGGTGTGTGGTTCATGTCCTGACTCGTCAGAAGCATATTGCAACTTACCACCATCGTTATTATCGTCGCCGACAGTGTCAAGTG CTTCCCGCTCTGGCCCCTCTCCACTCCCAGGATGCCGTTGGCTCCCCGTCGCCCTTCGCTCCAACAACCGCCGAGGCTTCCGGCTCCCGCGATCCTGCCCTCTTCTCCAGCGACCGCCAAGGCGTCGACCGGTGTGCTACCAAGCCACCGGTGCGCTGGCCACCAGCGTCATCCCACAAG GCACACGCCATGCTGATGCCCAGGGAATGGGGGATGATGTGCTGGTGCGTGAACTACGAGAAGCTGACTCTGGAGGCGTGCAAGGACCTGTTGTCGCAGCAGATGCCCAAGCTCTGAATCCCTTGTTTGTCGTCGAAG GGAGCAGGGGAGACTCAACTACGAGAGGCTGA
- the LOC123191018 gene encoding uncharacterized protein isoform X1: MVVCDPMHRQYLLLPPLPGDLAISIVVGLATEGPCFGESFLAPPGDEEEAAATTEEGTSFRVIWMMLLKTKPMAAVFSSSTGQWRAITCLSHIDSLPGFLLSTWKFWFVSRHYAHGCFYWVSGTSEKLLVLDIRTMEFSMVDHPPCPRFSGDDVAIVEAGQGMTVMFVPKPDTGRRFYTVWRKNGGSSTQWQMENEPFLLDSGSLIKGAVGRHLLLYYVGSSSVKQGCYTRDVDTFQFERVCGSCPDSSEAYCNLPPSLLSSPTVSSASRSGPSPLPGCRWLPVALRSNNRRGFRLPRSCPLLQRPPRRRPVCYQATGALATSVIPQGTRHADAQGMGDDVLVRELREADSGGVQGPVVAADAQALNPLFVVEGQTTILICSPLHI, from the exons ATGGTGGTGTGCGACCCCATGCACCGGCAGTATCTCCTGCTCCCCCCGCTCCCCGGCGACCTAGCCATTTCGATTGTTGTCGGACTAGCGACTGAAGGGCCGTGCTTCGGGGAATCCTTCCTCGCCCCTCCTGGCGATGAAGAGGAGGCGGCTGCTACTACTGAGGAGGGGACGTCATTCAGAGTGATCTGGATGATGCTGCTCAAAACTAAGCCGATGGCCGCTGTTTTCTCTTCCTCCACAGGGCAATGGCGAGCCATTACATGCCTGAGCCACATCGACTCGTTACCTGGCTTTTTGTTATCGACGTGGAAGTTTTGGTTCGTGTCGCGCCATTACGCACATGGTTGCTTCTACTGGGTTTCAGGTACCAGTGAAAAATTGCTCGTGCTTGACATCCGGACAATGGAGTTCTCCATGGTTGACCACCCACCCTGTCCCAGATTTTCGGGCGATGATGTCGCCATCGTTGAGGCAGGCCAAGGCATGACTGTGATGTTTGTGCCTAAACCTGACACAGGTCGCCGTTTTTATACCGTTTGGCGAAAGAATGGTGGGAGTTCCACTCAGTGGCAGATGGAGAATGAGCCATTCTTGCTGGATTCTGGGTCCTTGATCAAGGGTGCTGTGGGTAGGCACTTGCTCCTATATTATGTCGGAAGCTCGTCAGTCAAGCAAGGTTGTTACACGCGGGACGTCGACACATTTCAGTTTGAGAGGGTGTGTGGTTCATGTCCTGACTCGTCAGAAGCATATTGCAACTTACCACCATCGTTATTATCGTCGCCGACAGTGTCAAGTG CTTCCCGCTCTGGCCCCTCTCCACTCCCAGGATGCCGTTGGCTCCCCGTCGCCCTTCGCTCCAACAACCGCCGAGGCTTCCGGCTCCCGCGATCCTGCCCTCTTCTCCAGCGACCGCCAAGGCGTCGACCGGTGTGCTACCAAGCCACCGGTGCGCTGGCCACCAGCGTCATCCCACAAG GCACACGCCATGCTGATGCCCAGGGAATGGGGGATGATGTGCTGGTGCGTGAACTACGAGAAGCTGACTCTGGAGGCGTGCAAGGACCTGTTGTCGCAGCAGATGCCCAAGCTCTGAATCCCTTGTTTGTCGTCGAAGGTCAGACAACCATTCTCATCTGTAGTCCACTCCATATATAA